The Kribbella shirazensis genomic interval GTGTGACATGAAGGAATTCGGCATCTACACCGGCCTGCGCGCGGCGCTGTTCGCGGTCTGCCTCGGCGTGCTGTGGCTCGCGCTGCGCACCTGGCTGTCCATCTGGCCGATCGCGCTGCTCGCCCTGATCGTCTCGTCGATCCTGTCGATCTTCGTCCTCCGCGCCGCCCGCGACCGCCTGGCCGGCAAGATCGAGACCCGCGCCGAGCGCATCTCCACCCGCCTCGAACAGGCCCGCTCCGCCGAGGACGACGACTGACCCGCAGCTCGGACACCTAGGACAACCGATGGGGACCTCGGACATCTGACCAGATGTCCGAGGTCCCTGTTGCTTGTCCACGGTTCCACCCGGCGCTGCGGCGTACCAGTCGCGCAGTGGTACGGAGAGTGATGTAGGCCACTCGTGAATTTCTGGGAAAATCGTTTGTGCATTCCTTCACATGAGTCGTAACGTGGTGGATGAAACGAAACCGTTTCGTTCTATCCGTGTTTTTGTAGCTACGCAGGGTGATGAAGGTGGATGTAGCAGGCGTGCGGCCGCGGCCGCGGGTCGAAGGCGGGCGTGAGGAGGAGATCCTCGACGCGACCGTCGCGGTGGTGGCCGAGATCGGCTACGACCGGCTGACCATGGATGCGGTCGCGACGGCGGCGAAGGCCAGCAAGGCCACGCTGTACCGGCGCTGGTCCACCAAGGCCGAGCTGGTCGTGGACGCGATCAGCCGGGCGAAGGGCTGCCCGCTGCCGGAGGACGTCGACACCGGAAGCCTGCGCGGCGACCTGATCTCGATGTCGTGCGGCGACGGCGGGTTCACCGACGAGCTGCCGATGTCGGTGATCGCCGGCCTGCTCACCGCGCTGCACCGCGACGACGACCTGCAGAAGGCGTTCCGCGAGCGCTTCCTCGCGCCCCGGGTCGCCGTGACCAACAGGGTGTACGAGCGGGCCGTCCAGCGCGGCGAGATCGCCCCGGACGTCGACGTCGCCCTGCTGTCGGTGACGCTGCCGGCGGTGGTCGTCCACCACGCCTACATCCTCGGCGTCGAGCCGACCGACGACCTGATCCTGCGAGTGATCGACAACGTGATCCTGCCTGCGGCGCGGGGGTCGCAGGCGAGCTGACCGGTGAGGGGCCGGTCCGCGACCAGCAACAGTCTGCCAAGAGGGGAAAGTCTTCCATGTCCGAAGAAGTCATCAACGCCGATCCGCCGGAGGGACGGCCGGTCGACGCTGTGACCACCAAGGAGCCGAACGCCCACGGCCACCGCAACCTGGGGATCGCGCTCGCGCTGATCTGCATGGCGCAGCTGATGGTGGTGCTGGACGGCACCATCGTGAACATCGCCCTGCCGCACATCAAGAACGAGCTGGGCTTCAGCGACGCGACGCTGCCGTGGGTGGTCAACGCCTACGCGCTGGCGTTCGGCGGTCTGCTGCTGCTCGGCGGCCGGATCGGCGACATCGTCGGCCGCCGCAAGGTGTTCGTGTTCGGCGTCGTGCTGTTCGGCGTGGCGTCGTTCGTGGGCGGTATCGCGCAGAGCGAGAGCGTGCTGCTCGCCAGCCGGATCCTGCAGGGCGTCGCGGCCGCGGCCGCCTCGCCGAACGCGCTGGCGCTCATCACCACGACGTTCCCGGCCGGGAAGGAGCGCAACCGCGCGATGGCCGTGTACGCCGCGATGTCGGGCGCGGGCGCCGCGATCGGCCTGATCCTCGGCGGTGCGCTGACCGAGGCCGACTGGCGCTGGACGTTCTTCATCAACACGCCGATCGGCCTGCTGGTCGCGGTCGCCGCGTTCCGGTACCTGGGTGAGTCGGAGCGGCAGACCGGCAAGTTCGACCTGCCCGGCGCGGTCACCGGGACGGCCGGTCTCACCTCGCTCGTCTACGGCCTGACCAACGCGGCCACCGACGGCTGGGGCGACCGCTGGACGCTGACCTTCATCCTCGGCGGTCTGGCGCTGCTCGCGATCTTCCTGATCATCGAGGCCCGCTCGCGGCACGCACTGATGCCGTTCCGGATCCTCGCGAACCGGACCCGCGGCGTGAGCTTCTTCGTGATGCTGATCGTCGGCGCGGCGATGTTCTCGATGTTCTACTTCCTGGGCATCTTCGTGCAGTCGATCATGGGCTACAGCGCGATCAAGACCGGTCTGGCGTTCCTGCCGTTCAGCGTCGGCATCGTGATCGCGGCGCAGGTCGCCTCGACACTGGTGGCGCGGATGGATCCGCGCTGGATTTCCGGTGCCGGTGGGGTGCTGGTCGCGGCGGGCATGTTCGGGTTCAGCCGGCTCGAGGTCGACTCGTCGTACCTCACCAGCCTGCTGCCGTACATCCTGGTGCTGTCGTTCGGTATGGGCCTGATCTTCGTACCGCTCACGCTGACTGCGGTCAGTGGTGTGGCGGCGGAGGATTCCGGTGTCGGTTCCGCAGTACTGAACACCGTGCAGCAGATCGGTGGTGCGGTCGGCCTGGCGCTGCTGGGCACGATCTCCACGAGCGCGATCAAGGACAAGTTCACCGAGCTTGCCCCGGGCCTGCAGAAGGCGGCCGAGTCCGGGCAGTCGCCGGAGCAGCTCAAGCAGCTGGAGGGTCAGTTCACGGCGCTCGCCACGACGCACGGGTTCACCCGGGCGTTCATCTGGTCGGCGTTCCTGGCGCTGGGCGCCGCGGTGATCACGCTGGTCGGCCTGTCGATCAAGCACAAGGACCTGGCCACCGACGGCCAGAGCCCCGTGCACATGGGCTGATCGGCGCCGTAATACTCGAGGGGTCCGCTTCCCGGGAGGGGGGAGGCGGGCCCCTCGTCGTGCTCCTGCCCGGCGTTTAGGGTGTCGGGGACCAAGGCAACGATCCGGTGTGAGGTGGCGTGGTGGCCGAGCAGGTGTTCGACGAACGGCACCAGCGTCTGCAAGGCACCGTGGCGACGATCGCCGAGGGTGTCGCCGCCTTCGCCGCCCTGCCGGCTGCGACGGTGCGGGTGATCGCCAAGCAGTCCGCGGCCGACTGGCGGCGGTACACGCAGCGGGTCGGGCACACGTTCACCGACACGAACCACCTGACCGAGACGTTGCGCCGAGGGCTTCCGGGGATCGACCGGGGCCCGGGCTGGCGGTCGCAACGGGCGGCAGTGGACGCGCTGGCCCATCCGGGCGCGGAGTACGCATTGGTGGCCGAAGCCGGCGACGACGGGCCGGTGACGATCGTGACGTTCCGGCGGGAAATGGACGACCTGGTGGTGGTCGGCGGCGGTACGACGTTCCCGTCGGCGCCGGCCGGCGTACTCGCGGACGCGTCGCTGCCGAGCGGCCGGCAGGCCGGGTGCGCGGCGCAGTACGCGCTGGCCTCGATCGCCGCCCAGGAGACCCTGGCGGTGACCCACCGGATCTCGCCGGACACCTGGCACGGTCCCAGGGCGCTCCAGGTCCGGCGGACGATCTCGGCGTCCGGGCAGACCCGCACGGCGGCGCAGGCCTGGTCGGCGGACGACGTACGGCACATCGCCGAGCAGGTCGCCCTCCGCCAGCTCGACGGCCGGGATCCGTTCCCGGAGATCGGTTCTGCGGTGGCCCCGGGCCCCCGGCGATGGGCGAGCGAGCTGAAGGGCTGGATCGACCGGGGCGGCACGCTCGAGGTGTACGACCACGGCAACCCCGACGACCGGGACGCGGCCGGTCTCGCCATGCTCGAACTCGTCCAGAACTCCGAGTTCCTGGCGCAGAACCCGATTCCCGACAAGCCCGGCGTACGGACCATGGTCGCCATGGCGGACGGCAAGCCGCGGGGCCTGGTGACTGCCGGGCGGAACGCCGACGGCAGCCTGCACGTCCTGCGGTTCGTCGGTTCGGCCGACGTCGGTGCGTACCGGGCGACCGAGTGCGTGATGTTCGAAGCGGCTCTGCGGACCGGGGGTGACGTGTCCTTCTCGACCGCCGCGGCGCTCGAGTACGCGAAGACGGCGGAGTTCTCGATCAGTTCGGGCGATGCCGTGATCAGCTCGTCCCGGCTGAAGAGCAACCTGCTGCTCCTGGACAGGCCGTCGGAGCAGCGGATGACCGAGCTGTTGGGGGTGCTGGACGCGCGGGACGAGCCGGCGGTGGACCCCGCGGCGCTGGCTGCGTCGGTCCAGCGCTTCCGTGAGGCTGGTGGGGACGTGTTGTACCTGCGGCCGTCCGACCCGAGGTTCGTGGCGCTGCAGGAGCGGGCTTCCGAGACCGTGTGGGCGGCGGCGGGGACTGCCGAGGGTACGGTGCCCGCGGGCGTGGACGGGCTGTGGCGGGCGATGAATCCGCCGTCGAGCGAGGGTCAGCTGGTGGCGGTCGCCGTACGCGACGGAGCGCCGGTCGCGGCCGTCGCGATCAAGGAGACCGCCGGCCGGTACGAGCTGGGCACCCTCGGCGCGGTTCCCGGGGCCGACGACGCGTTGGTGGCCGCTGTCGTTGAGGGGGCGTACAGCCGGGCCTACAAGAGCAAGCCAGTCACCATGTTCCTGCCGGACAGCGAGGCGCGGTCGGAGCAGATCGCGGCCGTCGGTCTGCAGGTGACCGACGTACGGCCGCTCGACGACGAGAGCCGGGTCGAGGTCCGCCTCCCGGACGCCTGGCGGCATGCGACCGTCATGGCGGACGCGGAGAACGGCTGGACGAGTGCGCGTTCGCTCGACCTGATCTCCGACTCACTCACCCGTTTCCAGGAGGACAACGGGTCGGTACGGCGGCTGGATCACGCAGTGGAGGCGGACCGGCAGCTGGCGGAGGAGACCGTACGGGAGGTGCAGGCCGACAACCCGGTCGCCCAGTCCGAGCTTGCGGTCCCGCCCGCACACGGGAACCGGGTGACGCTCGTGGCGCGGTCCGACCAGCACGGACCGGCGTACATCACGTTCGACGAGACGCCTGCCGGTGGGATCGAGGTCGTCGACGTCGCGGCCAAGGGGTACGACTACACCGCGCGGGAGGCGACGCGGTACTGGTTCTGCGACCAGACCGCCCGGCGTGAACAGGAGCCGGTGCTGCACGAGCGGGTCAACGACATCGAGCGCTCCCGGGGGACCTGGCGGGCGGCGCAGAGCAAGCACCTGGCCGCCGGGATGCGGAACCGCCTCGGCGACCGTGCATCCGAGCTGTTACGTCCCGCGGCCGCTCCCGCCGCCGAGGCGCCGACGGCTGGTCGCGAGGACCAAGGGCAATCAGCGCAGCGGCGCCCGGACCTACGGCGGCGTGGATCGATGGAGCGTTAGACGAGCTTCTTCCGCATGACGAGCTCGCGACGTACGCCGTCCGGCATCAGGTCGCCGAGCTCGTCGGTGTCGGCGTACCCGTTGCGCAGATAGAGGTTGTGCGCCGGGTCGTTGCCGTCGACCACCGACAGCTTGAGCGTGGTCGCGCCGATGCCCCGGGCCCAGTCCTCGACGGCGGTCATCAGTGCGTTGCCGATCCCCTTGCCGCGACCGGACGGCGCGACCCACATCGAGACGAGTTCGGCGGTCTGCTCCTCGCCCGGGAACCCGGCTGCCATCCCGGCC includes:
- a CDS encoding DUF4229 domain-containing protein, encoding MKEFGIYTGLRAALFAVCLGVLWLALRTWLSIWPIALLALIVSSILSIFVLRAARDRLAGKIETRAERISTRLEQARSAEDDD
- a CDS encoding TetR/AcrR family transcriptional regulator, encoding MKVDVAGVRPRPRVEGGREEEILDATVAVVAEIGYDRLTMDAVATAAKASKATLYRRWSTKAELVVDAISRAKGCPLPEDVDTGSLRGDLISMSCGDGGFTDELPMSVIAGLLTALHRDDDLQKAFRERFLAPRVAVTNRVYERAVQRGEIAPDVDVALLSVTLPAVVVHHAYILGVEPTDDLILRVIDNVILPAARGSQAS
- a CDS encoding MFS transporter — encoded protein: MSEEVINADPPEGRPVDAVTTKEPNAHGHRNLGIALALICMAQLMVVLDGTIVNIALPHIKNELGFSDATLPWVVNAYALAFGGLLLLGGRIGDIVGRRKVFVFGVVLFGVASFVGGIAQSESVLLASRILQGVAAAAASPNALALITTTFPAGKERNRAMAVYAAMSGAGAAIGLILGGALTEADWRWTFFINTPIGLLVAVAAFRYLGESERQTGKFDLPGAVTGTAGLTSLVYGLTNAATDGWGDRWTLTFILGGLALLAIFLIIEARSRHALMPFRILANRTRGVSFFVMLIVGAAMFSMFYFLGIFVQSIMGYSAIKTGLAFLPFSVGIVIAAQVASTLVARMDPRWISGAGGVLVAAGMFGFSRLEVDSSYLTSLLPYILVLSFGMGLIFVPLTLTAVSGVAAEDSGVGSAVLNTVQQIGGAVGLALLGTISTSAIKDKFTELAPGLQKAAESGQSPEQLKQLEGQFTALATTHGFTRAFIWSAFLALGAAVITLVGLSIKHKDLATDGQSPVHMG
- a CDS encoding GNAT family N-acetyltransferase, with translation MIDVQAIGPDDWMAWRDLRLAALEEAPYAFGSQLADWVDATEDRWRERLSSPGAYQVIASLDGTPAGMAAGFPGEEQTAELVSMWVAPSGRGKGIGNALMTAVEDWARGIGATTLKLSVVDGNDPAHNLYLRNGYADTDELGDLMPDGVRRELVMRKKLV